In one Podarcis muralis chromosome 7, rPodMur119.hap1.1, whole genome shotgun sequence genomic region, the following are encoded:
- the LOC144328447 gene encoding fatty acid-binding protein, liver: protein MAFNGTWQVYSQEKYEEFLKAIALSDDIIKAAKDIKPITEIQQTGNSFVVTSKTPNKSVTNSFTLGKETEMTTMDGKKVKCTVTLENGKLIAKADKFVHEQQVVGNEMVETITSGSATFTRRSRKV, encoded by the exons ATGGCATTCAATGGCACGTGGCAGGTCTACAGCCAAGAGAAATATGAAGAGTTCCTGAAAGCTATTG CTTTGTCAGACGATATCATCAAAGCGGCTAAAGACATTAAGCCCATCACTGAAATCCAGCAAACCGGGAACAGCTTTGTCGTCACATCCAAAACCCCCAACAAATCCGTCACAAATTCATTTACTctgggaaaagaaacagaaatgacCACTATGGATGGCAAGAAAGTGAAG tgcACAGTAACCCTGGAAAATGGGAAACTAATAGCCAAAGCAGATAAATTTGTCCATGAGCAGCAAGTAGTTGGCAATGAAATGGTGGAG ACCATCACATCTGGCTCAGCAACATTCACCAGACGAAGCCGGAAGGTTTAA